The sequence TGTATCTTACTAGCCCTACTTTTAAATGTACACCCCACATTTAATCATCACGCTTCATTTAGAAAACaaatgttttattaaaaaaaaaaatcaaataattaatctttcatataattttagatCTCGGTGTCCCTAATGATGTAACTCTTAGTCAATGGTCACATGAGGCACTGTTAGGATCAGCATCTGTGCTTTAAGATATTcccgattatttatttatttatttattttgtgaattttgataTATTCCCAATCAGTTAATCTAATGGttgttaagaaaataataattaaatcttaatGATTTGATGCTAAAGTTGGTAAAATGTTCAAGCACTTCATGGAGAATTATAGCCCTTACCAACACATGATCTTACCTCTACGTACTTATCCATTCAGTGGACGGCCATAGAGATCTAAGCGTTCTGTCGTATTATCAAAGATCGAATACCAAAAATACCCTTAAGATTCccctccttttttattttttatttttaaaagaagttCGAGCTCGGCTTAATGAAATTTGTGAATGTCTTTtaactttcaaaattttgaattcccCTGTTCAAGAttggtttctcttttttttaataaaaaaaactcaaatttaatttgatccagcttatttaaatacaaaaatttaaaaattgtcaacattttatataatttaatttgtagtttaactataaattataataaaatttatttactttattataaattctttataaaattaaattttaaaaatattattttaagtgTCATaggtataaatataaaattttgaattattcaTCCGTTActcataaatttaatttttagttcaaaattaatttataagctTCATTTGTCATTCAAAATTGACTTATTTTAATAATGAATCAAACTCAAACAAGCTAAATCCAAACTAATATCAAGCTGAAAATGAATTATTTAAGCTTATTTACAGTCCTATTTAGGCTCTAAAAACTACCTAATCACACTCTCAAAAGGCATGATTAATCAAGGGTATTACCGTCCTTCCGAATAAGATAGGTTTGTGATTTAGGATAAGATAAAATGGTGGTCCAAACAACCtggaaaaaagttaataatttacccataaaaacaaaaaaaaaaaaaaaaatctagaatattaaattaacatgcCAGATGGCAGTTGAAGTGACGTCACCGAACATGACTTAACTACGGTGACGTAATCAGAATTCAAAAGAGCCAATTGCAACGCTGTTTCTTCACCACCAGGTGATCATAATCCATCGGACGGTTATAAAAGCGACGTCGAATTAAAACGGTGAAAACCGCGCGTGGGGAAAGTGAAATATAaaaacgaataaaaaaaaaaaagagaaaaaaaagggaattttcGTGTCCAGTTTCCTTTTAATCTTCCTCGCACATGCAAAACGATGGTGCCTGGTGCTTTggtgtctttttattttttatttttattttttttattctctggCCTATAAAAAGGACTTAGACCTGCTatacttttccttttcttaattTCACTGAGGTACTGTCTCTAAAaaacccttctctctctctctctcaaaaaacCGCTTGACATAAAAAGAAGCACATATAATGGATACTACTTGGCCCGAAAAACTAGCAAGTGGCCGGAAAAGGGTCATCGATGAACTCATGGAAGGTCGAGAGCTTGCAAACCAGCTTCAGAGTGTTCTTCTTTCAAAGTCTGATGGTGATGGGTCATCATCAGCTGTTTCTGCTGCTGAAGATCTGGTGGTGAAGATCATGGAATCATTTTCAAACACCCTTTTCATTTTGAATGTGAATGAGGGTGATGATGATGTATCTGTATCTCAAATCCAAGCTAACTCCCATGTGGGTTCAGCTTGTTTGGATGCTAGGAAATCTGAAGATTCTGATGAAAGTTGTAGGAGTATTTCCAATGTCAAAGATCGGAGGGGTTGTTACAAAAGAAggtaaatatatgtgtatatataacgTTTTGATCATTATCTTCCACCTTTTTGTTTCCTTAATTGGTGAGTTcttgtttggatttttttttttttttggggggtatattaaagttttttttttttttttttttggggtttccttgattttattttgtgggtaatttttttctttgtttcaagAAGGAATTAGATAAATGTAGCAAATTTGGAAACTTAAAGATCTTGGATACCCACTTGCTTAACTGCTTATCAAACATATGAGTACAATTATCTATGCGGATATTTCAGTGGTAAAAGCACTGCTTTATCGGAAAATATTCGGAGTTTCGAAGTCTTCacctaaaattaaaataaaaaaacatgagTATAATTGtagaaatggattttttttttttctttctatgctGCTGTTTTTCCCAATCTGATTTACCTGATTTGGCAAGAAATTGTACAAAGAAAAGTGCTTGATCTCTTGCTTTGTCTTAAATCTAGGCATGGAATTTAgtgttttgttaattttatgaCTTTCCTATTAACTTAAAGATTGCAATGTTTCTTTTCCTTGCAGAAGAGCCTCACCAACATGGAAAAATGAGACTCCAACTCTAATTGATGATGGTTATGCTTGGAGGAAGTACGGACAAAAAGTGATTCTCAATGCTCAATACCCCAGGTATTCTATAATTTTCTCTGAAAAATTTGATTAGTTTTTCTTGTTTCAGCTAAGAAAGTGATGTTCAAAGTTTGCTAATTTAAGCATAAAGTTTTTACCAGGAAAGGAATTGTGCATCATTAACTTACTTTGGTATCTTAAACAAAAGAAATCATTAATAAGTTAATCTATACAATTCCAAAATTTCTGAAACATCTTTtacttttgttatatataaataaatctatgACCAATCTTTTTGTTCTTAATTGGTAATTAATAGACAGAATCGTACCAAAACTCCATTTATTGGTTGTACTCAGCTCCTACCATATTTAGCTaccaattatttatatatatatatatatatatatatatattaagctttcaacatgaaaaaaatgagcaataaattaacaatttggAATCAATTGTAATTGATGAATTCCATCTTGGTTTCATTATGCAGGAATTACTACAGGTGCACTCACAAATATGACCAACAGTGCCAAGCAACCAAACAAGTTCAGAGAATTCAAGAAGAACCCCAACTATTCCGGACCACATATCATGGACATCACACTTGCAGGAACCTCAGAGCTCCTGAGTTGATGTTGGATTGTACCAATATTACCACTCCGGGAAATCGATCTTCCGCACTCATCAGCTTCGACGGTTCAAACGGCAGTCTTCCAAACAAACATGGACAACAAGAGCATCCATTTCTCTCAACTTTCTCATCAATCAAACAGGAGTTCAAGGAGGAGGAAATACCATGTGATATCAACCACAACCAATCATCCTCGTCTGAGTATTTCATGCCACATGATCTGAAAGGTTTTGAATCTCAAAGACCCATGGCCGTTTTGTCATCAAGTCTGGATTCTGATCATGGTGATGGGCTATCTGGTGTCATGGACCCGGTCGATTTTGATGATGAAATTTtgcaatttgaattttgatgggTGTGTGTAATAATGATGGGGTTTCCATCTAATTTCCTTGTAAACTTTCAATGTAATATAGGAAATAACAATCTTGTAAGAAACTTGTAGTTGGTTTTCTCAGTGTAAAATATGCAGgtatctttatctttttttttttttttttttgttgg comes from Ziziphus jujuba cultivar Dongzao chromosome 6, ASM3175591v1 and encodes:
- the LOC107430975 gene encoding WRKY DNA-binding transcription factor 70 encodes the protein MDTTWPEKLASGRKRVIDELMEGRELANQLQSVLLSKSDGDGSSSAVSAAEDLVVKIMESFSNTLFILNVNEGDDDVSVSQIQANSHVGSACLDARKSEDSDESCRSISNVKDRRGCYKRRRASPTWKNETPTLIDDGYAWRKYGQKVILNAQYPRNYYRCTHKYDQQCQATKQVQRIQEEPQLFRTTYHGHHTCRNLRAPELMLDCTNITTPGNRSSALISFDGSNGSLPNKHGQQEHPFLSTFSSIKQEFKEEEIPCDINHNQSSSSEYFMPHDLKGFESQRPMAVLSSSLDSDHGDGLSGVMDPVDFDDEILQFEF